A single Nicotiana tabacum cultivar K326 chromosome 5, ASM71507v2, whole genome shotgun sequence DNA region contains:
- the LOC107772557 gene encoding protein RADIALIS-like 1: MASNWTTKQNKRFEEALVMYDKGTSSERLQNIAKYVGGKSVEEVRRHYDLLVKDITQIENGQVPLPNYRTTTTAETNARGRYANEQRLLKNLSLQ, encoded by the coding sequence ATGGCCTCTAATTGGACAACAAAGCAAAACAAGAGGTTCGAGGAGGCTTTGGTCATGTACGACAAGGGCACTAGTTCCGAAAGATTGCAAAACATAGCCAAATATGTTGGTGGGAAATCAGTAGAGGAAGTTAGAAGGCATTATGATCTCCTTGTTAAGGATATAACCCAAATTGAAAATGGTCAAGTCCCTTTGCCTAATTACAGGACTACTACTACAGCAGAAACCAATGCTAGAGGAAGATATGCTAATGAACAGAG